The following coding sequences lie in one Alicyclobacillus curvatus genomic window:
- a CDS encoding FMN-binding negative transcriptional regulator, with the protein MYIPKLYRLDVTEAVDIMKANPFAILITVDEHRPIATHIPVEVREQDGKVYVSGHIAFGNMQKNTLKNNADVLLIFQGPHAYISSSWYEAENVPTWDYLAVHAYGAARILSEDELETTLAAMLQRYETHRENGRLSHTFTAGFIQNQMKGIVGFEIEITSIEASGKMSQNRNDRDYKTIVDQLEQSHDENELKVANWMRNHRPQLF; encoded by the coding sequence GTGTACATCCCCAAACTATATCGTCTGGATGTAACTGAGGCAGTTGACATCATGAAGGCCAATCCCTTTGCGATACTGATTACGGTCGATGAACACCGCCCCATCGCCACCCACATCCCCGTAGAGGTTCGCGAACAAGACGGGAAGGTTTACGTCTCAGGGCACATTGCATTTGGAAATATGCAGAAAAACACCTTGAAGAACAATGCTGACGTGTTACTCATCTTCCAGGGACCGCACGCCTACATCTCATCGAGTTGGTACGAAGCAGAAAATGTGCCGACTTGGGATTACTTGGCTGTGCATGCATACGGAGCCGCAAGAATTCTATCTGAAGATGAGTTAGAAACAACCTTAGCTGCGATGCTCCAACGATATGAAACCCATCGAGAGAATGGACGCCTGTCGCACACGTTCACAGCTGGATTCATTCAAAACCAGATGAAAGGTATCGTTGGATTTGAAATCGAAATTACCTCCATAGAAGCGTCGGGAAAGATGAGTCAGAATCGCAACGACAGAGATTACAAGACGATTGTAGACCAGCTCGAACAGTCACATGACGAGAATGAACTGAAGGTTGCCAACTGGATGCGCAACCACCGCCCGCAACTGTTTTGA
- the rfbC gene encoding dTDP-4-dehydrorhamnose 3,5-epimerase — protein MKVMKTTLPGVLLIEPKVFTDCRGSFVENYNLQAFKDAGLLYNFVQDNQSVSKHPGTIRGLHYQLPPHAQAKLIRVVTGAIYDVAIDVRQGSDTFGEWTSAILTADNHRQLLVPRGFAHGFCTLVAETTVVYKVDGSYSAQHERGVAWDDTDLSIPWPYSIPVLSEKDRQHPPLSKTEVFPVSGLSKNCADPAPATE, from the coding sequence ATGAAAGTGATGAAAACAACGCTGCCGGGAGTGCTTTTGATAGAACCGAAGGTTTTTACAGATTGCAGAGGGTCCTTTGTCGAGAACTATAATCTGCAGGCGTTCAAGGACGCTGGGCTTTTGTACAATTTCGTGCAAGATAACCAGTCTGTCTCGAAGCATCCGGGGACTATCCGTGGCCTACATTACCAACTTCCCCCACATGCGCAGGCTAAGTTGATACGGGTCGTGACTGGCGCCATCTACGATGTCGCCATTGATGTTCGACAAGGGTCGGACACGTTCGGGGAGTGGACGAGTGCGATTCTGACTGCGGACAATCATCGGCAGTTGCTTGTCCCGCGCGGATTCGCACACGGTTTTTGTACTCTGGTAGCTGAGACAACGGTCGTGTACAAGGTAGATGGTTCTTATTCTGCACAGCACGAACGGGGCGTTGCTTGGGACGACACGGACCTTTCCATACCATGGCCGTACTCTATTCCCGTCTTGTCAGAAAAAGACCGCCAACATCCTCCGCTCTCCAAGACAGAAGTGTTTCCAGTATCCGGTTTGAGCAAGAACTGTGCTGACCCCGCGCCAGCAACCGAGTGA